The following proteins are co-located in the Athene noctua chromosome 16, bAthNoc1.hap1.1, whole genome shotgun sequence genome:
- the BHLHE23 gene encoding class E basic helix-loop-helix protein 23, which yields MAELKSLGGEAYLALAPGYGPSAFAYGAVRGGAEGPRGAYPGGGGADFHPGALGKSAESSGEQSGDEEDGFEAGVKGGAAFEREGKLKGGALGKKPKEQRSLRLSINARERRRMHDLNDALDGLRSVIPYAHSPSVRKLSKIATLLLAKNYILMQAQALEEMRRLVAYLNQGQTLSTPLPATLNPFGQSAVYPFGGAALPGCPEKCTAFTGAASALCKHCNDKP from the coding sequence ATGGCCGAGCTCAAGTCGCTGGGCGGCGAAGCGTACCTGGCGCTGGCCCCGGGCTACGGCCCGTCGGCGTTCGCCTACGGGGCCGTGCGCGGCGGCGCTGAGGGCCCGCGGGGGGCCtacccggggggcggcggggcggacTTCCACCCCGGGGCGCTGGGCAAGTCGGCGGAGAGTAGCGGCGAGCAGAGCGGCGACGAGGAGGACGGCTTCGAGGCCGGGGTGAAGGGCGGCGCGGCCTTCGAGCGAGAGGGCAAGCTGAAGGGGGGAGCCCTGGGCAAGAAGCCCAAGGAGCAGCGCTCGCTGCGCCTCAGCATCAACGCGCGGGAGCGGCGGAGGATGCACGACCTGAACGACGCCCTGGACGGGCTGCGCTCCGTCATCCCCTACGCGCACAGCCCCTCGGTGCGGAAACTCTCCAAAATCGCCACCCTGCTCCTGGCCAAGAACTACATCCTCATGCAGGCGCAGGCCCTGGAGGAGATGCGGCGGCTGGTGGCCTACCTGAACCAGGGCCAGACGCTGAGCACCCCGCTGCCCGCCACCCTCAACCCCTTCGGACAGTCGGCCGTCTACCCCTTCGGCGGCGCGGCCTTGCCCGGCTGCCCCGAGAAATGCACTGCCTTCACAGGAGCCGCCTCCGCCCTCTGCAAACACTGTAATGACAAGCCTTGA